From Kogia breviceps isolate mKogBre1 chromosome 2, mKogBre1 haplotype 1, whole genome shotgun sequence, one genomic window encodes:
- the CNOT9 gene encoding CCR4-NOT transcription complex subunit 9 — MHSLATAAPVPTALAQVDREKIYQWINELSSPETRENALLELSKKRESVPDLAPMLWHSFGTIAALLQEIVNIYPSINPPTLTAHQSNRVCNALALLQCVASHPETRSAFLAAHIPLFLYPFLHTVSKTRPFEYLRLTSLGVIGALVKTDEQEVINFLLTTEIIPLCLRIMESGSELSKTVATFILQKILLDDTGLAYICQTYERFSHVAMILGKMVLQLSKEPSARLLKHVVRCYLRLSDNPRAREALRQCLPDQLKDTTFAQVLKDDTTTKRWLAQLVKNLQEGQVTDPRGIPLPPQ; from the exons CCTGTGCCTACTGCACTGGCTCAGGTGGATAGAGAAAAGATCTATCAGTGGATCAATGAGCTGTCCAGTCCTGAGACAAGGGAAAATGCTTTGCTGGAGTTAAGTAAAAAGCGAGAATCTGTTCCTGACCTTGCACCCATGCTGTGGCATTCATTTGGTACTATTGCAGCACTTTTACAG gaaattgtaaatatttatccatCTATCAACCCACCCACCTTGACAGCACACCAATCTAACAGAGTTTGCAACGCTCTGGCATTATTGCAATGTGTAGCATCACACCCAGAAACCAG gtcaGCATTTCTTGCAGCACACATCCCACTTTTTTTGTACCCCTTTTTGCACACTGTCAGCAAAACACGTCCCTTTGAGTATCTTCGGCTAACCAGTCTTGGAGTTATTG GGGCCCTGGTGAAAACAGATGAGCAGGAAGTAATCAACTTTTTACTGACAACAGAAATTATCCCTTTGTGTTTGCGCATTATGGAATCTGGAAGTGAACTTTCTAAAACg GTTGCCACATTTATCCTCCAGAAGATCCTCTTAGATGACACTGGTTTGGCTTATATATGTCAGACATATGAGCGTTTCTCCCATGTTGCCATGATCTTG GGTAAGATGGTCCTGCAGCTATCCAAAGAGCCTTCCGCCCGTTTGCTGAAGCATGTAGTAAGATGTTACCTTCGACTCTCAGATAATCCCAG GGCACGTGAAGCACTCAGGCAGTGCCTCCCTGACCAGCTGAAGGACACGACCTTCGCCCAGGTGCTAAAAGATGACACCACCACTAAACGCTGGCTTGCGCAACTCGTGAAGAACCTGCAAGAGGGCCAGGTCACCGATCCCCGGGGTATCCCCCTGCCCCCTCAGTGA